One Chromatiales bacterium DNA window includes the following coding sequences:
- a CDS encoding class I SAM-dependent methyltransferase: MLIDLCERGLVPDLITRAGMRRLMASRLVQESADRGLAEAEQFRRRLAELRSSPVAIETDKANEQHYEVPAAFFRQVLGTHLKYSCCWYGEGVQDLDAAEAAMLRLSCERAELADGQRILELGCGWGSLTLWMAAHYPRSRITAVSNSASQREFIVGQARERGLSNVEVITADANAFSTDQRFDRVVSVEMFEHMRNYATLMGRIAGWLQPGGKLFVHIFCHRTLMYPFTTGDSYDWMAKYFFSGGLMPAESTLLYFQEQLKIEEQWRVPGTHYARTANDWLARQDRNREAVMAVLRQAHGPADALLWFNRWRMFFMAVAELFGYARGTEWFVAHYRFARP, encoded by the coding sequence ATGCTGATTGATTTGTGCGAGCGCGGCCTGGTTCCGGATCTCATCACCCGCGCCGGCATGCGACGGCTGATGGCCAGTCGTCTGGTGCAGGAGTCGGCCGATCGCGGGCTTGCCGAGGCCGAGCAGTTTCGCCGCCGGCTGGCCGAGCTGCGCAGCAGTCCGGTGGCAATCGAGACCGACAAGGCCAATGAGCAGCACTACGAGGTACCGGCAGCATTCTTCCGTCAGGTGCTCGGTACGCATCTGAAGTACAGCTGCTGCTGGTACGGTGAGGGTGTGCAGGACCTTGATGCGGCGGAAGCCGCCATGCTGCGCCTCAGTTGCGAGCGGGCCGAGCTCGCCGATGGCCAGCGCATCCTCGAGCTGGGCTGCGGCTGGGGTTCACTCACGCTGTGGATGGCAGCGCACTATCCGCGCAGCCGGATCACCGCGGTATCGAACTCGGCGTCGCAGCGCGAGTTCATCGTCGGGCAGGCGCGTGAACGCGGCCTTTCCAACGTCGAGGTGATCACGGCCGATGCCAATGCGTTCAGTACGGACCAGCGCTTTGACCGGGTCGTTTCGGTCGAGATGTTCGAGCACATGCGCAACTACGCCACGCTGATGGGACGCATTGCCGGCTGGCTGCAGCCGGGTGGCAAGCTCTTCGTGCATATCTTCTGTCATCGCACGCTGATGTATCCCTTCACCACCGGCGACAGCTACGACTGGATGGCAAAGTATTTCTTCAGCGGCGGGTTGATGCCGGCCGAATCGACCCTGCTGTATTTCCAGGAGCAGCTGAAGATCGAGGAGCAGTGGCGTGTGCCGGGCACGCACTATGCGCGTACGGCGAACGACTGGCTGGCCCGTCAGGACCGCAATCGCGAGGCGGTGATGGCGGTCCTGAGACAGGCCCATGGGCCGGCCGACGCGCTGCTCTGGTTCAACCGCTGGCGCATGTTCTTCATGGCCGTCGCCGAGCTGTTCGGTTATGCGCGTGGCACCGAGTGGTTTGTCGCCCATTACCGCTTCGCGCGGCCATGA